A genomic region of Strigops habroptila isolate Jane chromosome 20, bStrHab1.2.pri, whole genome shotgun sequence contains the following coding sequences:
- the CREB3L3 gene encoding cyclic AMP-responsive element-binding protein 3-like protein 3: MASDMGSLDLLDLLFDRQDGILRSVELGTPPGTWHEDRRAQDSEDFLSSILGSRDSASGSPSWSPATSDSGVSEDPPSDQLDSPPGCCDGGPSEVMYPYTNPCRAAPIPGGPGVLHPEVSIDLDMWHPGFFLEENQDLPVVSPPASCTLTVKDLLLSSSNDAQPPMHSSLLRQSQGQFQELVLTEDEKKLLAKEGVSLPTQLPLTKYEERVLKKIRRKIRNKQSAQESRKKKKEYIDGLESRMSACTAQNQELQRKVLHLEKQNSSLLEQLKKLQALVVQSSNKAAQTGTCVAVLLLSFTLIIFPSMSPFAPSRAEADGDFRPVRVFSRSLHNTAASRVAYTQPQAGDEKPSERLGKTLHEAFGGHAFTPRLDKAPPHNDTQALPSEGLSHGDGDQSVPVSEDGTAVHHSLAPLAWSQAEHSRPTALEPAEEL, from the exons ATGGCCTCTGACATGGGCAGCCTCGACCTGCTGGACCTCCTCTTCGACCGCCAGGACGGGATCCTTCGCAGTGTGGAACTGGGGACACCTCCAGGCACCTGGCACGAGGACAGG CGTGCCCAGGACAGTGAGGACTTCCTCAGCTCCATTCTGGGCTCCAGGGACTCAGCATCCGGCTCCCCCAGCTGGTCCCCAGCCACCAGTGACAGTGGGGTCTCCGAGGACCCCCCCTCTGACCAGCTCGACAGTCCCCCCGGGTGCTGTGACGGGGGTCCCAGTGAGGTCATGTACCCCTACACCAACCCCTGCCGGGCTGCACCCATCCCAGGGGGGCCTGGGGTCCTGCACCCCGAAGTCTCCATCGACCTGG ACATGTGGCACCCCGGCTTCTTCCTGGAGGAGAATCAGGACCTGCCCGTGGTCTCCCCACCTGCATCCTGCACCCTCACTGTCAAGGACCTGCTGCTCTCGAGCAGCAATGATGCC CAGCCGCCGatgcacagctccctgctgagGCAGAGCCAGGGCCAGTTCCAGGAGCTGGTGCTGACGGAGGACGAGAAGAAGCTCCTGGCCAAAGagggggtgtccctgcccacacaGCTGCCCCTCACCAAG TATGAGGAGCGGGTGCTGAAGAAGATCCGTCGGAAGATCAGGAACAAGCAGTCGGCTCAGGAGAGCCgcaagaagaagaaggaatatATTGATGGGCTGGAGAGCCG GATGTCAGCGTGCACAGCCCAGaaccaggagctgcagaggaaagtCTTGCACCTCGAGAAGCAGAACTC GTCCCTCctggagcagctgaagaagCTCCAGGCCCTTGTGGTGCAGTCAAGCAACAAGGCAGCGCAGACGGGAACCTGCGTTGCG gtcctgctgctctccttcacCCTCATCATCTTCCCCTCCATGAGCCCCTTCGCCCCCAGCAGGGCCGAGGCAGACGGTGACTTCAGACCCGTGCGAG TGTTCTCCAGGTCCCTGCACAACACAGCCGCGTCCCGTGTGGCTTATACGCAGCCCCAGGCTGGGGATGAGAAGCCGTCGGAGCGCCTGGGCAAGACCCTGCACGAAGCCTTTGGTGGGCACGCGTTCACCCCACGCCTGGACAAAGCGCCTCCCCATAACGACACGCAGGCACTTCCCTCCGAGGGGCTgagccatggggatggggaccaAAGTGTCCCTGTGTCAGAGGATGGCACCGCAGTGCACCACAGCCTGGCACCGCTGGCttggagccaggctgagcacAGCAGGCCCACGGCGCTGGAGCCGGCTGAGGAGCTTTAG
- the MAP2K2 gene encoding dual specificity mitogen-activated protein kinase kinase 2 produces the protein MLAKRKPVLPALNIAPSAAEGPSPDGSAEANLVDLQKKLEELELDEQQKKRLEAFLTQKAKVGELKDDDFERISELGAGNGGVVTKVQHKPSGLIMARKLIHLEIKPAIRNQIIRELQVLHECNSPYIVGFYGAFYSDGEISICMEHMDGGSLDQVLKEAKRIPEEILGKVSIAVLRGLAYLREKHQIMHRDVKPSNILVNSRGEIKLCDFGVSGQLIDSMANSFVGTRSYMSPERLQGTHYSVQSDIWSMGLSLVELSIGRYPIPPPDSKELEAIFGRPVVDGAEGDSHSISPRARPPGRPVSGHGMDSRPAMAIFELLDYIVNEPPPKLPSGVFTQDFQEFVNKCLIKNPAERADLKMLMSHTFIKRSEVEEVDFAGWLCRTLRLNQPSTPTRASV, from the exons aTGCTGGCCAAGAGGAAGCCGGTGCTGCCGGCCCTCAACATCGCCCCCAGCGCCGCCGAGGGGCCGAGCCCCGACGGCTCCGCAGA ggCAAACCTGGTGGACCTTCAGAAGAAGCTCGAGGAATTAGAGCTGGACGAGCAGCAGAAGAAGCGCCTGGAAGCTTTTCTCACGCAGAAAGCCAAAGTGGGCGAGCTGAAGGACGATGACTTTGAGAGGATCTCCGAACTGGGGGCTGGCAATGGCGGCGTGGTCACCAAAGTGCAGCACAAACCCTCAGGGCTCATTATGGCACGGAAG CTGATTCATTTAGAAATCAAACCAGCCATCAGGAACCAGATCATCCGagagctgcaggtgctgcatGAGTGCAATTCCCCGTACATCGTGGGTTTCTATGGAGCCTTCTACAGCGACGGAGAGATCTCCATCTGCATGGAGCACATG GATGGTGGCTCTTTGGATCAAGTGTTGAAAGAAGCCAAAAGAATTCCCGAGGAGATCTTGGGGAAAGTCAGTATAGCG GTTCTAAGAGGCTTGGCATATCTGAGAGAGAAGCACCAAATCATGCACAGAG ATGTGAAGCCTTCCAACATCCTGGTTAACTCTCGAGGAGAGATTAAGCTGTGTGATTTCGGGGTCAGCGGTCAGCTCATTGACTCCATGGCAAACTCTTTTGTGGGAACACGGTCCTACATGTCT CCCGAGCGGTTGCAGGGCACCCACTACTCGGTCCAGTCCGACATCTGGAGCATGGGGCTGTCGTTAGTGGAGCTGTCTATCGGAAGGTACCCAATCCCCCCGCCAGACTCCAAGGAACTGGAAGCAATATTTGGCCGTCCCGTGGTGGACGGGGCAGAGGGAGACTCTCACAGCATCTCGCCGCGGGCCAGGCCCCCAGGACGCCCCGTCAGTG GCCATGGGATGGACAGTCGGCCCGCCATGGCCATCTTTGAACTGCTGGATTATATAGTTAATGAG CCACCTCCCAAGCTGCCCAGTGGAGTTTTCACACAAGACTTCCAGGAGTTTGTAAATAAATG CTTAATTAAAAACCCAGCAGAACGGGCAGATCTGAAGATGCTGATG AGTCACACCTTCATCAAGCGCTCCGAGGTGGAGGAGGTGGATTTCGCGGGCTGGCTGTGCCGAACGCTGCGGTTGAACCAGCCCAGCACTCCCACCCGTGCCTCCGTGTGA